Proteins encoded in a region of the Terriglobales bacterium genome:
- the cofD gene encoding 2-phospho-L-lactate transferase — MITVLTGGTGGAKFVQGLVRVIAPEELTVIVNTGDDLTWWGLHVSPDVDSILYALAGLLSRERGWGVEGDTFTCMERMRRLGAPSWFQLGDRDLATHLRRTELLASHTLAEATAELASEMGLHTCILPMSNDRVETCVLTPGGELTFQQYFVRERYRVPATGVRFSGAERAQPAPGVIAAIRDADAVLIAPSNPVTSIGPILSVPGIRDALRETTAQIAAVSPIVGGAAVSGPAGELMKAQHLPVSMAGVAEAYADFLDILIADTADRLAPVSDPCDVRTVFTNTIMSTDDAKAELARVAIASVMPAGALKPQ; from the coding sequence ATGATTACCGTCCTGACTGGCGGAACCGGCGGCGCAAAATTCGTGCAGGGTTTGGTGCGCGTCATCGCGCCGGAGGAACTCACGGTCATCGTCAACACTGGCGACGACCTTACCTGGTGGGGACTTCATGTCTCCCCAGATGTCGATTCCATTCTGTACGCGCTTGCCGGCCTGCTGAGCCGCGAGCGCGGATGGGGCGTCGAGGGCGATACCTTCACCTGCATGGAGCGCATGCGGCGACTCGGTGCGCCGTCGTGGTTCCAACTTGGCGACCGCGACCTGGCCACTCATCTTCGCCGCACCGAGCTGCTGGCCTCCCATACTCTCGCCGAAGCCACCGCGGAACTCGCGTCGGAAATGGGCCTGCACACGTGCATTCTGCCTATGTCCAACGATCGCGTGGAAACCTGTGTGCTCACGCCCGGCGGCGAATTGACCTTCCAGCAATACTTCGTTCGCGAGCGCTATCGCGTGCCCGCCACCGGGGTGAGATTCTCCGGCGCCGAACGGGCGCAGCCCGCGCCGGGAGTGATCGCGGCCATTCGCGATGCCGATGCGGTGCTGATCGCGCCCAGCAATCCGGTCACCAGCATCGGCCCCATCCTGAGCGTTCCCGGAATTCGCGACGCACTTCGTGAGACCACGGCGCAGATTGCCGCGGTCAGCCCCATCGTCGGCGGCGCTGCCGTCTCCGGTCCCGCGGGTGAACTGATGAAGGCGCAGCATCTTCCGGTTTCCATGGCGGGCGTGGCGGAAGCCTATGCGGATTTCCTCGACATTTTGATCGCCGACACCGCCGATCGTTTGGCACCGGTCTCTGACCCCTGTGACGTCAGGACCGTGTTCACGAACACGATCATGTCCACCGACGACGCCAAGGCCGAACTGGCGCGCGTGGCGATCGCCTCAGTCATGCCCGCAGGAGCGCTCAAGCCGCAATGA
- the cofC gene encoding 2-phospho-L-lactate guanylyltransferase, whose translation MILVPVKEMSTAKQRLASVLTQEQRTALARTMLKDICAALAEVKPRPVIALVSNDAFAAGLARHYGFDIIVDNDNLGESEAIAMATAEAQRRGAEFTLVLPGDIPLLRSSEVEAVLAKMPEQGSVLVPAADGRGTNAVLRRPAALFPLRFGNDSFQPHHAAALATGKACVVLDNADLPGIALDIDRPADLAQLLGFPMRTRTQKLLCEWKLPERWRGKASA comes from the coding sequence ATGATCCTGGTCCCAGTCAAAGAAATGTCCACTGCCAAGCAGCGCCTGGCCTCGGTGCTGACGCAGGAGCAGCGCACCGCGCTGGCCCGTACCATGCTGAAGGACATCTGCGCGGCACTGGCGGAGGTGAAGCCACGGCCCGTAATTGCGCTCGTCAGCAACGACGCATTCGCCGCTGGCCTGGCGCGCCATTACGGTTTCGACATCATCGTGGACAATGACAATCTCGGCGAGAGCGAGGCCATCGCCATGGCTACTGCCGAAGCGCAGAGACGCGGCGCCGAGTTCACCCTGGTGCTGCCCGGCGACATCCCGCTGCTCCGCTCATCCGAGGTCGAAGCGGTGCTGGCCAAAATGCCAGAACAAGGTTCGGTGTTGGTGCCCGCCGCCGATGGCCGCGGCACCAACGCGGTCCTGCGCCGTCCCGCCGCCCTGTTCCCGCTGCGCTTCGGCAACGACAGCTTCCAGCCGCATCATGCTGCGGCGCTTGCCACCGGCAAAGCGTGTGTTGTGCTCGACAACGCGGATTTGCCGGGAATTGCGCTTGATATCGATCGCCCCGCCGATCTTGCCCAATTGCTCGGTTTTCCCATGCGGACCCGAACCCAAAAACTGCTCTGCGAGTGGAAACTCCCGGAGCGTTGGCGCGGCAAAGCAAGTGCGTGA
- the cofE gene encoding coenzyme F420-0:L-glutamate ligase, translating into MPVVSAIPIPGIGDILPGDSIPDIIRDAVKRSRLRFRRGDILVITHKIVSKAERQIIALDKVRPRPAAVRRAQQHKLDARVVELGLAEATRIVRRRRNVLITETAHGLVCANSGVDVSNVDGGRSAVLLPRDPDKSARQIHDALRRRLGFAVPVIITDTFGRPWREGLAEVAIGVAGMKPFRDFRAQRDPYGYALRVSLEAAADELAGMAGLACGKLSRMPACIIRGFEYEPGRGSGRDLIRARERDLFR; encoded by the coding sequence ATGCCCGTCGTTTCCGCCATTCCGATTCCCGGCATCGGCGACATTCTGCCGGGAGATTCCATACCTGACATCATTCGCGACGCCGTGAAGCGTTCGCGGCTGCGCTTCCGCCGCGGCGACATCCTGGTCATCACCCACAAGATAGTTTCCAAGGCGGAGCGTCAGATCATTGCCCTCGACAAGGTTCGTCCGCGGCCGGCGGCGGTGCGCCGCGCGCAGCAGCACAAGCTCGACGCGCGCGTGGTCGAACTGGGGCTGGCGGAAGCGACCAGGATCGTTCGCCGGCGCCGCAACGTGCTCATCACCGAGACCGCGCACGGCTTGGTGTGCGCCAATAGCGGCGTGGACGTGTCCAATGTCGATGGCGGACGCAGCGCCGTGCTGCTGCCGCGCGATCCCGACAAATCCGCTCGACAAATTCATGACGCACTGCGACGCCGCCTCGGGTTCGCCGTTCCGGTTATCATTACCGATACTTTCGGCCGTCCTTGGCGCGAAGGTCTGGCAGAGGTGGCGATCGGCGTTGCCGGAATGAAGCCGTTCCGCGACTTCCGCGCGCAGCGCGATCCCTACGGCTATGCGCTGCGCGTCAGCCTGGAAGCCGCGGCCGACGAACTGGCCGGAATGGCAGGACTGGCGTGCGGCAAACTGTCGCGCATGCCTGCATGTATCATTCGGGGCTTCGAGTACGAACCGGGAAGGGGCAGCGGAAGGGACTTGATCCGCGCACGGGAACGCGACCTGTTCCGGTAA
- the cofH gene encoding 5-amino-6-(D-ribitylamino)uracil--L-tyrosine 4-hydroxyphenyl transferase CofH, which translates to MTNFEPIVAAKWEEVAKDTCAEVRASLETVLASHDGGRLTREQCLRLASAEGTDLIALVVAADEVRRAIAGDVVTYVVNRNINFTNVCFVGCKFCAFSRGPREDDAYFLTLEDVGRRTREARDRGATEVCIQGGLPRDLSPFYYRDILRAVKTAVPDMHTHAFSPMEVAYGIELTGMSTRDYLCMLRDNGLNTLPGTAAEILDDDVRTLISRNKLSTARWREIITTAHQCGIRSTSTLMYGHIETTGHWVNQLLLLREIQAQTGGFTEFVPLGFVHQNTLLFQEGMARPGPTMAEHLKIHALARVMLAGSIRNVQVSWVKLSRETAQLCLRAGANDYGGTLMDENISRLAGATSGEYLSPEQFHRRIRELGRVPAERNTTYSKLKLFDQVNPSGNTTGTFVARFR; encoded by the coding sequence ATGACGAATTTCGAACCAATCGTCGCAGCGAAATGGGAAGAGGTAGCCAAGGATACGTGCGCCGAAGTTCGCGCGTCCTTGGAAACCGTTCTCGCGTCGCACGACGGCGGCCGCCTCACGCGCGAGCAGTGCCTGCGCCTCGCTTCCGCCGAAGGCACCGACCTGATCGCCCTGGTCGTTGCGGCGGACGAGGTGCGGCGCGCGATCGCCGGTGACGTGGTCACCTACGTCGTCAATCGCAACATCAATTTCACGAATGTGTGTTTCGTCGGCTGCAAGTTTTGTGCCTTCAGCCGCGGCCCGCGCGAGGACGACGCCTACTTTCTTACGCTCGAAGACGTAGGCCGTCGCACGCGCGAAGCCCGCGACCGCGGTGCCACGGAAGTTTGCATCCAGGGGGGCCTGCCGCGAGACCTGTCTCCTTTTTATTACCGCGACATTCTGCGCGCCGTGAAAACCGCTGTTCCCGACATGCACACGCACGCGTTTTCGCCGATGGAAGTTGCTTACGGTATTGAACTCACCGGCATGAGCACGCGTGATTACCTGTGCATGCTTCGCGATAACGGCCTCAACACGCTGCCCGGCACGGCGGCGGAAATTCTCGACGACGACGTTCGCACCCTGATCTCGCGCAACAAACTTTCCACCGCGCGCTGGCGCGAGATCATCACCACCGCGCACCAGTGCGGCATTCGCAGCACGTCGACGCTGATGTACGGGCACATCGAGACAACCGGCCACTGGGTCAACCAACTGCTGCTGCTGCGCGAGATTCAGGCCCAGACTGGCGGTTTCACCGAGTTCGTGCCGCTGGGCTTCGTGCACCAGAACACGCTGCTGTTCCAGGAAGGGATGGCGCGACCGGGACCAACCATGGCGGAGCACTTGAAAATTCACGCGCTCGCACGGGTAATGCTGGCCGGTTCCATCCGCAACGTGCAGGTCTCGTGGGTCAAGCTCAGCCGGGAGACTGCGCAGCTTTGCCTGCGCGCCGGCGCCAACGATTACGGCGGCACACTCATGGACGAGAACATCTCGCGACTGGCGGGAGCGACCTCGGGCGAGTATCTCAGCCCGGAGCAGTTCCACCGGCGTATCCGTGAGTTGGGGCGCGTGCCGGCGGAAAGAAACACCACGTACAGCAAACTGAAATTATTCGACCAAGTTAATCCGTCAGGCAATACAACGGGTACCTTTGTCGCTCGTTTCCGATGA
- the npdG gene encoding NADPH-dependent F420 reductase, which yields MITTVAIVGGTGPEGRGLATRWARAGLHVIIGSRDENRARLTAQEIGRLSETETAVEGMENSAAVGASDVVVLTVPFEGQAATLKQLRSHFRLGAVLVCATVPLASGVGDKGSRVLGVWQGSAAQQAAEMAPPGVTVVGAFQNISASLLETAVPVECDVIVCTDSDNAKEVAYELARKIPGVRPIDGGKLENSRIVEQITALLITLNIRHKAHSAGLRITGIEEI from the coding sequence ATGATCACTACCGTGGCAATTGTCGGGGGAACGGGACCGGAGGGGCGCGGGCTGGCGACGCGCTGGGCGCGAGCGGGGCTGCACGTCATTATCGGCTCGCGAGACGAGAACCGGGCGCGCTTGACGGCGCAGGAGATTGGCAGGCTTTCGGAAACTGAAACTGCGGTGGAAGGCATGGAGAATTCCGCCGCGGTGGGCGCCAGCGACGTGGTGGTGCTCACGGTCCCGTTTGAAGGCCAAGCCGCGACGCTGAAGCAGTTGCGCAGCCACTTCCGTCTGGGCGCGGTGCTGGTATGCGCAACAGTGCCGCTGGCTAGCGGCGTGGGCGACAAAGGCTCGCGCGTGCTCGGGGTCTGGCAGGGGTCGGCAGCGCAGCAGGCGGCCGAGATGGCGCCGCCGGGCGTCACCGTCGTAGGCGCCTTTCAGAACATTTCGGCAAGCCTGCTGGAGACCGCGGTGCCGGTCGAATGCGACGTGATCGTATGTACGGACAGCGACAATGCAAAGGAAGTGGCGTACGAACTGGCACGGAAAATTCCGGGGGTACGCCCTATCGATGGCGGCAAGCTGGAGAATTCGCGCATCGTGGAACAAATCACGGCGCTGCTCATTACCCTCAACATCCGGCACAAAGCGCACTCGGCGGGACTGAGGATTACCGGAATTGAGGAAATTTGA
- a CDS encoding polyphosphate kinase 2 family protein — MARKLGQLAAPYRIARGADFRLKDYDPAHTGGLRSKEHAAAALQQGIERLTELQDKLYAQDQWAVLLIFQGMDAAGKDSTIRHVISGVNPQAVQVYSFKQPSEEELNHDYLWRTSLCLPERRRIGIFNRSYYEEVLVVRVHPELLKRKKIPFSLITKDIWEQRFEHIRSFEQYLAANGIVVRKFFLNISHKEQARRFMARLEEPEKNWKFSAGDVHERKYWKDYMQAYEDMVRNTATADAPWYVVPADHKWYARTVVAAAVVETLESLHLSYPKPTPKERKELKHARQLLEQGKI; from the coding sequence ATGGCAAGGAAGCTGGGACAACTCGCGGCGCCCTATCGCATTGCCAGGGGTGCAGATTTCCGTCTCAAGGATTACGATCCCGCCCACACCGGCGGGCTCCGTTCCAAGGAGCACGCCGCTGCCGCTCTCCAGCAAGGGATCGAGCGGCTCACCGAGTTGCAGGACAAGCTCTACGCCCAGGACCAGTGGGCCGTTCTGCTTATTTTTCAGGGCATGGACGCCGCCGGAAAAGACAGCACCATCAGGCACGTCATATCAGGAGTCAATCCCCAGGCTGTCCAGGTCTACTCCTTCAAGCAGCCATCAGAGGAGGAGTTGAACCACGATTACCTGTGGCGCACCTCCCTGTGCCTTCCCGAACGCCGCCGCATCGGCATCTTCAACCGTTCTTACTACGAGGAAGTGCTGGTGGTGCGTGTCCACCCCGAACTGCTCAAGCGGAAAAAAATCCCTTTTTCCCTGATCACCAAGGACATATGGGAACAGCGTTTCGAGCACATTCGTTCGTTTGAACAGTATCTGGCCGCTAACGGGATCGTGGTGCGCAAGTTTTTCCTGAACATCTCCCACAAGGAACAAGCCAGGCGGTTCATGGCGCGCTTGGAGGAGCCGGAGAAAAACTGGAAATTTTCTGCCGGGGACGTCCACGAGCGCAAATACTGGAAGGACTACATGCAGGCCTACGAGGACATGGTCCGCAACACCGCCACCGCGGATGCGCCATGGTACGTTGTTCCGGCAGACCACAAGTGGTACGCGCGAACCGTGGTTGCAGCCGCCGTGGTCGAGACCCTGGAATCCCTGCACCTGTCCTACCCTAAGCCTACTCCGAAGGAGCGCAAGGAACTAAAACACGCGCGCCAGCTCCTGGAACAAGGGAAGATCTAG
- a CDS encoding peptidyl-prolyl cis-trans isomerase: protein MIRFLQTPGKTKKIVLGGLLVIICGAMVITLVPGGILGDAFGFGSPQGNVIAKVGDQQVTVNEVQDTARQMGKQQFPRGFPSQFMPFLMQRAAQQLIIQKAMIDEAHRMGFSVSDAELRDELQHGAFGPSLFPGGNFVGQDGYENFVQQNFQMGVQNFESLLKADLLIRKLRAAVEGGVTVSDQELQDQYRRENTKVKFDYAVLTLEDLSKQVHPSEAELKTYFEQHKQQYANAIPEKRQARYVVIDSNKVQQQVQVTPQELQTYYNSHRDQYRVPEQVNVRHILIKIPTPGADGKVDEAAVKAAREKAEGILKQVQSGGNFAEIAKKNSEDPGSKDNGGSLGWIQRGQTVPEFEQSAFSLGKGQTSGIVRSTFGFHIIHVDDKQDAHVKPLDEVKPQIEQQLASDKAATRTDSLANKVETEAKTGSLEKAAKDNGLEVVETGLVTRNDSLPGVGNAPELMSALFGARDKSTPDRVHVPQGYVVYQVTKVEAARAPSFEEIRTRVEQEYKSDKAQQMLQQKTTDLSEKAKSLHDLKKAAKETGAEVKTSDLVGTTSQVPDIGALTGPAQVVFEMKPGDISGPISTGRSGAVVMLLDKQEPPAAQFAASKDRLREQLLQKKRDEFLEVFATNLQKQMEKSGKIKINQQEMKRITTPAQGTESGF, encoded by the coding sequence ATGATTCGATTTCTGCAAACTCCCGGCAAGACGAAGAAGATCGTGCTTGGCGGGCTGCTCGTTATCATCTGCGGGGCCATGGTCATCACGCTGGTGCCGGGCGGAATCCTGGGCGACGCATTCGGCTTCGGCAGTCCGCAGGGCAACGTGATTGCCAAGGTGGGCGATCAGCAGGTCACCGTCAACGAAGTACAGGACACAGCGCGACAAATGGGTAAGCAGCAGTTTCCGCGCGGTTTCCCTTCGCAGTTCATGCCCTTCCTGATGCAGCGAGCGGCACAACAGCTGATTATCCAGAAGGCAATGATCGATGAAGCGCATCGCATGGGCTTCAGCGTCAGCGATGCCGAGCTGCGCGACGAATTGCAGCATGGCGCGTTCGGACCGTCGTTGTTTCCGGGCGGCAATTTCGTCGGGCAGGACGGGTACGAGAACTTCGTGCAGCAGAATTTCCAGATGGGAGTACAGAATTTCGAGTCGCTGCTCAAGGCCGACCTGCTGATCCGCAAGCTGCGGGCGGCGGTCGAAGGCGGCGTCACAGTTTCGGACCAGGAGCTCCAGGACCAGTACCGCCGCGAAAACACGAAGGTGAAGTTCGACTACGCAGTGCTCACCCTGGAGGACCTCAGCAAGCAGGTGCATCCGAGCGAGGCCGAGCTGAAGACGTATTTTGAGCAGCACAAGCAGCAGTATGCGAACGCAATTCCGGAAAAGCGGCAAGCACGCTACGTCGTAATCGACAGCAACAAAGTTCAGCAACAGGTGCAAGTCACGCCGCAGGAGCTGCAGACGTACTACAACTCGCATCGCGACCAGTACCGGGTACCCGAGCAGGTGAACGTGCGGCACATACTGATCAAGATCCCCACCCCGGGTGCCGACGGCAAGGTGGACGAGGCGGCGGTCAAGGCGGCGCGGGAAAAGGCGGAGGGCATCCTCAAGCAAGTGCAGAGCGGCGGTAACTTCGCCGAGATCGCGAAGAAGAACTCGGAAGATCCCGGCAGCAAGGACAACGGCGGATCGCTGGGGTGGATCCAGCGCGGGCAGACGGTGCCGGAGTTCGAGCAGTCGGCATTTTCGCTGGGGAAAGGGCAGACCAGCGGCATTGTGCGCTCGACCTTCGGATTCCACATTATTCACGTGGACGACAAACAGGACGCGCACGTGAAGCCGCTGGATGAGGTCAAACCCCAGATCGAACAGCAGCTAGCCTCCGACAAGGCCGCCACCCGCACCGACTCGCTGGCGAACAAGGTGGAGACCGAGGCCAAGACTGGCAGCTTGGAAAAGGCGGCCAAGGATAACGGGCTGGAGGTGGTGGAGACCGGGCTGGTGACGCGCAACGATTCCCTGCCCGGAGTGGGCAATGCGCCGGAGCTGATGTCGGCGCTTTTTGGGGCACGCGACAAAAGCACGCCCGACAGAGTTCACGTCCCGCAAGGATACGTCGTCTACCAGGTGACGAAGGTGGAAGCGGCACGGGCGCCGTCGTTCGAGGAGATTCGGACAAGGGTGGAGCAGGAGTACAAGTCTGACAAAGCGCAGCAGATGCTGCAGCAAAAGACCACCGACCTTTCCGAGAAAGCAAAATCGCTGCACGACTTGAAGAAGGCCGCCAAAGAAACCGGGGCGGAGGTGAAGACCAGCGACCTTGTAGGAACGACCAGCCAGGTGCCGGACATCGGGGCGCTGACCGGGCCGGCTCAGGTGGTGTTTGAAATGAAGCCGGGTGACATCAGCGGGCCGATCAGCACCGGGCGCAGTGGCGCGGTGGTCATGCTGCTGGACAAGCAAGAGCCTCCGGCAGCGCAATTTGCCGCTTCCAAGGACCGCCTGCGAGAGCAGTTGCTGCAGAAAAAACGCGACGAGTTCCTGGAAGTTTTCGCCACCAACCTGCAAAAGCAGATGGAGAAAAGCGGCAAGATCAAGATCAACCAGCAGGAAATGAAGCGGATCACGACGCCGGCGCAGGGAACGGAAAGCGGGTTCTAG
- the malQ gene encoding 4-alpha-glucanotransferase, producing MNERASGILLHPSSLPSRGGIGDLGPAAYEFLDFLSAGRQTLWQILPLGPVGLGNSPYSSISAFAGNPLLVSLERLADAGWIDRGRLAVLPTDEGAVDYDRVRAIKMPLLREAATNFLNSASGAARSRYEKFCSENAGWLDDYVVFVRLRDRFPNGTWNQWPRELARREPGAVARVREELGQALDVSRVTQFAFFEQWRALHQAARQRGIRVIGDVAIFVDYDSADVWTHPDIFQLDDNLNPTVVSGVPPDAFSATGQRWGNPLYRWDALKARGYDWWVQRMRWALQLCDIVRLDHFRGFESYWEIPAQEPTAVHGRWVHGPNDDLFHVLRNALGGFPFIAEDLGMITPEVHAFRERLAVPGMKVLQFGFSNPGAHIYLPHRYEENSVVYTGTHDNDTTLGWFNSTQGEERRLAEAYVGTDPAGMPWAFIRAAITSPARLAVIPLQDVLGLGSEARMNVPSSSDCNWTWRYRAGDLKQEHAERLARLSQISDRNCAASAADQQRDREVSEDFAA from the coding sequence ATGAACGAACGCGCGTCAGGAATTCTGCTGCACCCCTCATCGCTACCCTCGCGTGGCGGCATCGGCGACCTGGGTCCGGCTGCCTACGAGTTCCTGGATTTCCTGTCGGCGGGACGACAGACGCTGTGGCAAATTCTGCCGCTCGGCCCGGTGGGGCTGGGAAATTCTCCGTACTCGTCGATCTCGGCATTCGCGGGAAATCCCCTGCTCGTAAGCCTGGAACGCCTGGCGGATGCAGGGTGGATCGATCGTGGGCGCCTGGCAGTACTGCCCACCGACGAGGGAGCGGTTGACTACGACCGGGTGCGCGCCATCAAGATGCCGCTGCTGCGGGAAGCGGCGACAAATTTCCTGAACAGCGCGTCCGGAGCAGCCCGCAGCCGCTACGAGAAATTTTGCTCCGAAAATGCCGGGTGGCTGGATGACTACGTTGTGTTCGTCCGCTTGCGCGATCGGTTTCCGAATGGGACGTGGAACCAGTGGCCGCGCGAACTTGCGCGCCGCGAACCGGGGGCGGTGGCGCGGGTGCGCGAGGAACTCGGCCAGGCGCTTGACGTTTCGCGGGTGACGCAATTCGCGTTTTTCGAGCAATGGCGCGCACTGCACCAGGCGGCACGGCAGCGCGGGATACGGGTGATCGGCGACGTCGCCATTTTCGTGGATTATGACAGCGCCGATGTGTGGACCCATCCCGACATTTTTCAACTCGACGATAACCTGAATCCGACGGTCGTGTCCGGGGTGCCTCCGGACGCGTTCAGCGCCACCGGACAGCGCTGGGGAAATCCGCTGTATCGCTGGGACGCGCTGAAGGCGCGGGGCTATGACTGGTGGGTGCAGCGGATGCGGTGGGCGCTGCAATTGTGCGACATCGTTCGACTGGACCACTTCCGCGGCTTCGAGTCGTACTGGGAAATCCCGGCGCAGGAACCGACGGCGGTGCACGGCCGCTGGGTACATGGTCCGAACGACGACCTGTTTCACGTGCTGCGAAACGCGCTGGGCGGCTTTCCATTTATCGCGGAAGACCTGGGGATGATTACCCCCGAGGTGCATGCGTTCCGCGAGCGCTTGGCCGTGCCGGGCATGAAGGTCCTGCAATTCGGCTTCAGCAACCCCGGGGCGCACATTTACCTGCCGCATCGATACGAAGAAAACAGCGTGGTGTACACCGGGACGCACGACAACGACACGACGCTGGGCTGGTTCAACTCGACGCAGGGCGAGGAACGCCGGCTCGCGGAAGCTTACGTGGGCACCGATCCGGCTGGGATGCCGTGGGCGTTCATACGCGCGGCCATCACCTCGCCGGCGCGTCTGGCGGTGATCCCGCTGCAGGATGTGCTCGGGCTGGGAAGCGAAGCGCGCATGAACGTGCCGAGCAGCAGTGACTGCAATTGGACGTGGCGTTATCGTGCCGGTGACTTGAAGCAGGAACATGCGGAACGGCTGGCGCGGTTGTCACAGATCAGCGACCGGAATTGTGCCGCCTCAGCCGCCGATCAACAGCGCGACCGGGAAGTGAGCGAAGATTTCGCGGCATGA